Proteins from a genomic interval of Lolium perenne isolate Kyuss_39 chromosome 1, Kyuss_2.0, whole genome shotgun sequence:
- the LOC127297908 gene encoding F-box/LRR-repeat protein 15 isoform X2, with product MAGGGRMKGVEGSGEGAGQGEERDGEERDELELALSLGPRGWHPPPPPPLPAPPLRWTMVFPPWGPDEAGSSQAAERIWDSPPAPPLRFGDIWRGAADAEDHNNGEEDKESEDGERELHNKRPRVLGFGDESPQHSSVNATLFGFEPPCLHAFSEHHDHPKLSHCLESELDFGLSLFSNDGGKDIPRETNNQRVGDVEKLGGKNAEDTEIRMDLSDDLLHLIFSFLCQKDLCRAGAACKQWQSSSVHEDFWKCLKFENTRISLQNFVNICRRYQNVTILNLSGVMEAEELVMNAITFLRHLKTLTMSKGQLGDTFFQALAECPLLNTLTVSDASLGSGIQEVTVNHDVLRELQIVKCRALRISIRCSQLQILSLRRTGMAHVSLNCPQLLELDFQSCHKLSDTAIRQAATACPLLTSLDMSSCSCVTDETLREIATACHSLSVLDASNCPNISFESVKLPMLIDLRLSSCEGITSASMSAIYFSRILEALQLDNCSLLTSVSLDLPHLKNISLVHLRKFADLNLRSPVLSYIKVSRCSALCSVTITSNALQKLVLQKQESLSSLYLQCHNLTEVDLSDCESLTNEICEVFSDGGGCPMLRSLILDNCESLSAMELNNSSLINLSLAGCRSMTFLKLACPKLQMVNLDGCDHLERASFCPVGLESLNLGICPKLSVLHIEAPNMSILELKGCGVLSQASIICPHLTSLDASFCRQLMDDSLSRTAEACPLIEHLILSSCLSIGISGLSSLQCLHKLTFLDLSYTFLMNLKPVFDNCPQLKVLKLSACKYLSDSSLDPLYREGALPMLVELDLSYSSIGQNAIEELLACCTNLVNVNLNGCTNLHELVCGSEYSWSIDMPVDVYPSDSAPEKIKDINGRPDYLLEVLNCTGCPNIKKVVIPSMANYLNLSKINLNLSINLKEVDLKCSNLYSLNLSNCSALEILKLDCPRLANLQLLACTLLQGEELESALSFCGALEILNVHSCLKISAWDYGRLQAVCPTLKRIQSGPIA from the exons ATGGCGGGCGGGGGGAGGATGAAGGGCGTGGAGGGAAGCGGCGAGGGTGCCGGGCAGGGCGAGGAGAGGGATGGGGAGGAGCGGGACGAGCTGGAGCTCGCACTGTCGCTGGGGCCTCGGGGGTGGcatccgccgccaccaccgccgctgcCCGCACCCCCCTTGAGATGGACGATGGTCTTCCCTCCATGGGGCCCCGACGAGGCTGGGAGTTCGCAAGCTGCTGAGAGGATTTGGGACTCACCACCTGCCCCACCTCTCAGGTTCGGTGACATTTGGCGAGGCGCTGCGGATGCAGAGGACCACAACAATGGTGAGGAAGATAAGGAGAGTGAGGATGGAGAGAGGGAGCTGCACAATAAACGTCCTAGAGTGCTAGGCTTTGGCGA TGAAAGTCCACAACATTCTAGTGTGAATGCAACGCTCTTTGGATTTGAACCACCATGTTTGCATGCTTTTTCTGAACATCATGATCATCCGAAGCTGTCACATTGTCTGGAAAGTGAATTGGATTTTGGGTTGtcacttttctcaaatgatgGTGGAAAGGATATACCAAGGGAGACCAATAATCAGCGTGTCGGCGATGTAGAAAAATTAGGCGGAAAAAATGCAGAAGATACTGAAATAAGAATGGACCTATCTGATGATCTCTTGCACCTG ATATTCTCTTTCTTGTGCCAGAAAGATTTATGTAGAGCAGGCGCTGCATGCAAACAGTGGCAGTCTTCTAGTGTACATGAAGATTTCTGGAAATGTTTGAAGTTTGAGAACACCAGAATATCTCTGCAGAACT TTGTTAATATTTGCCGCCGTTATCAGAATGTGACAATTCTCAATTTGTCTGGTGTCATGGAAGCAGAAGAATTAGTGATGAACGCAATAACATTCTTAAG GCATCTTAAGACCTTAACAATGAGCAAGGGACAGCTGGGAGATACATTTTTTCAAGCTTTAGCTGAATGCCCATTGCTGAATACTTTAACAGTCAGTGATGCATCTCTTGGTAGTGGCATTCAAGAAGTAACAGTTAATCATGATGTACTGCGTGAACTTCAAATTGTGAAGTGTCGAGCACTCAGAATATCTATCAG ATGTTCACAACTTCAAATACTGTCTCTGAGACGAACTGGCATGGCTCATGTATCTCTCAATTGTCCTCAATTGCTTGAATTAGATTTTCAGTCCTGCCATAAGCTTTCTGATACTGCAATTCGTCAAGCAGCTACAGCCTGTCCTCTGTTAACATCACTAGATATGTCATCCTGTTCATGTGTTACTGATGAGACATTGCGTGAGATAGCTACTGCATGTCACAGTCTTTCTGTTCTTGATGCATCTAACTGCCCCAACATTTCATTTGAG TCGGTAAAGCTTCCGATGTTGATAGACTTGAGACTATCAAGTTGCGAGGGAATAACATCTGCTTCAATGAGTGCAATATATTTTAGTCGTATACTTGAG GCATTGCAACTTGATAATTGTAGTCTGCTGACATCTGTGTCCTTGGATCTGCCACATCTCAAAAACATTAGTCTTGTGCACCTGCGCAA GTTTGCCGATTTGAATCTGCGGAGCCCTGTTCTTTCTTACATCAAAGTTTCCAGATGTTCAGCACTTTGTTCGGTCACCATAACATCAAATGCCCTTCAG AAACTGGTGCTTCAAAAACAAGAGAGCCTTTCTAGTCTATACTTGCAATGCCACAATCTAACTGAAGTGGATCTTAGTGATTGTGAGTCATTGACAAATGAAATTTGCGAAGTTTTCAGTGATGGGGGTGGTTGCCCTATGCTCAGGTCATTAATTCTTGATAACTGTGAG AGTCTGAGTGCTATGGAACTGAATAATAGCTCCTTGATTAATCTCTCACTTGCTGGTTGCCGTTCGATGACATTCCTGAAACTTGCGTGTCCAAAGCTTCAAATGGTTAATCTTGATGGTTGTGATCATCTTGAAAGAGCATCATTTTGTCCC GTTGGTCTCGAATCCCTAAATCTTGGAATTTGTCCAAAGTTGAGCGTTCTACATATAGAGGCTCCAAATATGTCTATATTGGAGCTAAAGGGCTGTGGTGTCCTCTCCCAGGCTTCAATTATTTGTCCTCACTTGACATCTTTAGATGCCTCTTTCTGCAG GCAGCTTATGGATGATTCGTTGTCTAGAACAGCAGAGGCATGCCCTCTTATTGAACATCTTATCCTGTCGTCATGTTTATCCATTGGCATCAGTGGATTATCTTCTCTACAATGTCTTCATAAGCTGACTTTTCTTGACCTATCATATACATTTTTAATGAACTTGAAGCCGGTGTTTGACAATTGTCCCCAGTTAAAG GTCTTGAAACTTTCAGCTTGCAAGTATCTGAGTGATTCATCTTTAGATCCACTCTACAGAGAGGGTGCTCTTCCGATGCTTGTTGAGCTTGATCTGTCCTACTCATCTATTGGGCAGAATGCAATAGAAGAGTTGCTTGCATGCTGTACAAATTTGGTTAATGTGAACTTGAACGGATGTACAAACTTGCATGAATTGGTGTGTGGTTCAGAATATTCCTGGTCCATTGATATGCCAGTTGATGTTTACCCCTCTGATTCTGCACCAGAGAAGATTAAAGATATCAATGGGAGGCCTGATTATCTGCTCGAAGTTCTCAACTGTACTGGTTGTCCAAATATTAAGAAAGTTGTTATTCCTTCAATGGCGAATTACCTGAATTTGTCCAAAATCAACCTTAATCTGTCTATAAATTTGAAGGAAGTTGATCTGAAGTGCTCCAACCTTTACAGTTTAAACCTGAG CAATTGTAGTGCACTAGAGATTCTGAAGCTTGATTGCCCAAGATTGGCAAACCTCCAACTTTTG GCATGCACTTTGTTGCAAGGGGAGGAACTAGAATCTGCACTATCCTTTTGTGGTGCTTTGGAGATCCTTAATGTACACTCTTGTTTGAAA ATAAGCGCGTGGGATTATGGCAGACTACAGGCTGTTTGTCCAACCCTCAAGCGCATCCAGAGTGGCCCCATTGCATA G
- the LOC127297908 gene encoding F-box/LRR-repeat protein 15 isoform X1, protein MAGGGRMKGVEGSGEGAGQGEERDGEERDELELALSLGPRGWHPPPPPPLPAPPLRWTMVFPPWGPDEAGSSQAAERIWDSPPAPPLRFGDIWRGAADAEDHNNGEEDKESEDGERELHNKRPRVLGFGDESPQHSSVNATLFGFEPPCLHAFSEHHDHPKLSHCLESELDFGLSLFSNDGGKDIPRETNNQRVGDVEKLGGKNAEDTEIRMDLSDDLLHLIFSFLCQKDLCRAGAACKQWQSSSVHEDFWKCLKFENTRISLQNFVNICRRYQNVTILNLSGVMEAEELVMNAITFLRHLKTLTMSKGQLGDTFFQALAECPLLNTLTVSDASLGSGIQEVTVNHDVLRELQIVKCRALRISIRCSQLQILSLRRTGMAHVSLNCPQLLELDFQSCHKLSDTAIRQAATACPLLTSLDMSSCSCVTDETLREIATACHSLSVLDASNCPNISFESVKLPMLIDLRLSSCEGITSASMSAIYFSRILEALQLDNCSLLTSVSLDLPHLKNISLVHLRKFADLNLRSPVLSYIKVSRCSALCSVTITSNALQKLVLQKQESLSSLYLQCHNLTEVDLSDCESLTNEICEVFSDGGGCPMLRSLILDNCESLSAMELNNSSLINLSLAGCRSMTFLKLACPKLQMVNLDGCDHLERASFCPVGLESLNLGICPKLSVLHIEAPNMSILELKGCGVLSQASIICPHLTSLDASFCRQLMDDSLSRTAEACPLIEHLILSSCLSIGISGLSSLQCLHKLTFLDLSYTFLMNLKPVFDNCPQLKVLKLSACKYLSDSSLDPLYREGALPMLVELDLSYSSIGQNAIEELLACCTNLVNVNLNGCTNLHELVCGSEYSWSIDMPVDVYPSDSAPEKIKDINGRPDYLLEVLNCTGCPNIKKVVIPSMANYLNLSKINLNLSINLKEVDLKCSNLYSLNLSNCSALEILKLDCPRLANLQLLACTLLQGEELESALSFCGALEILNVHSCLKISAWDYGRLQAVCPTLKRIQSGPIA, encoded by the exons ATGGCGGGCGGGGGGAGGATGAAGGGCGTGGAGGGAAGCGGCGAGGGTGCCGGGCAGGGCGAGGAGAGGGATGGGGAGGAGCGGGACGAGCTGGAGCTCGCACTGTCGCTGGGGCCTCGGGGGTGGcatccgccgccaccaccgccgctgcCCGCACCCCCCTTGAGATGGACGATGGTCTTCCCTCCATGGGGCCCCGACGAGGCTGGGAGTTCGCAAGCTGCTGAGAGGATTTGGGACTCACCACCTGCCCCACCTCTCAGGTTCGGTGACATTTGGCGAGGCGCTGCGGATGCAGAGGACCACAACAATGGTGAGGAAGATAAGGAGAGTGAGGATGGAGAGAGGGAGCTGCACAATAAACGTCCTAGAGTGCTAGGCTTTGGCGA TGAAAGTCCACAACATTCTAGTGTGAATGCAACGCTCTTTGGATTTGAACCACCATGTTTGCATGCTTTTTCTGAACATCATGATCATCCGAAGCTGTCACATTGTCTGGAAAGTGAATTGGATTTTGGGTTGtcacttttctcaaatgatgGTGGAAAGGATATACCAAGGGAGACCAATAATCAGCGTGTCGGCGATGTAGAAAAATTAGGCGGAAAAAATGCAGAAGATACTGAAATAAGAATGGACCTATCTGATGATCTCTTGCACCTG ATATTCTCTTTCTTGTGCCAGAAAGATTTATGTAGAGCAGGCGCTGCATGCAAACAGTGGCAGTCTTCTAGTGTACATGAAGATTTCTGGAAATGTTTGAAGTTTGAGAACACCAGAATATCTCTGCAGAACT TTGTTAATATTTGCCGCCGTTATCAGAATGTGACAATTCTCAATTTGTCTGGTGTCATGGAAGCAGAAGAATTAGTGATGAACGCAATAACATTCTTAAG GCATCTTAAGACCTTAACAATGAGCAAGGGACAGCTGGGAGATACATTTTTTCAAGCTTTAGCTGAATGCCCATTGCTGAATACTTTAACAGTCAGTGATGCATCTCTTGGTAGTGGCATTCAAGAAGTAACAGTTAATCATGATGTACTGCGTGAACTTCAAATTGTGAAGTGTCGAGCACTCAGAATATCTATCAG ATGTTCACAACTTCAAATACTGTCTCTGAGACGAACTGGCATGGCTCATGTATCTCTCAATTGTCCTCAATTGCTTGAATTAGATTTTCAGTCCTGCCATAAGCTTTCTGATACTGCAATTCGTCAAGCAGCTACAGCCTGTCCTCTGTTAACATCACTAGATATGTCATCCTGTTCATGTGTTACTGATGAGACATTGCGTGAGATAGCTACTGCATGTCACAGTCTTTCTGTTCTTGATGCATCTAACTGCCCCAACATTTCATTTGAG TCGGTAAAGCTTCCGATGTTGATAGACTTGAGACTATCAAGTTGCGAGGGAATAACATCTGCTTCAATGAGTGCAATATATTTTAGTCGTATACTTGAG GCATTGCAACTTGATAATTGTAGTCTGCTGACATCTGTGTCCTTGGATCTGCCACATCTCAAAAACATTAGTCTTGTGCACCTGCGCAA GTTTGCCGATTTGAATCTGCGGAGCCCTGTTCTTTCTTACATCAAAGTTTCCAGATGTTCAGCACTTTGTTCGGTCACCATAACATCAAATGCCCTTCAG AAACTGGTGCTTCAAAAACAAGAGAGCCTTTCTAGTCTATACTTGCAATGCCACAATCTAACTGAAGTGGATCTTAGTGATTGTGAGTCATTGACAAATGAAATTTGCGAAGTTTTCAGTGATGGGGGTGGTTGCCCTATGCTCAGGTCATTAATTCTTGATAACTGTGAG AGTCTGAGTGCTATGGAACTGAATAATAGCTCCTTGATTAATCTCTCACTTGCTGGTTGCCGTTCGATGACATTCCTGAAACTTGCGTGTCCAAAGCTTCAAATGGTTAATCTTGATGGTTGTGATCATCTTGAAAGAGCATCATTTTGTCCC GTTGGTCTCGAATCCCTAAATCTTGGAATTTGTCCAAAGTTGAGCGTTCTACATATAGAGGCTCCAAATATGTCTATATTGGAGCTAAAGGGCTGTGGTGTCCTCTCCCAGGCTTCAATTATTTGTCCTCACTTGACATCTTTAGATGCCTCTTTCTGCAG GCAGCTTATGGATGATTCGTTGTCTAGAACAGCAGAGGCATGCCCTCTTATTGAACATCTTATCCTGTCGTCATGTTTATCCATTGGCATCAGTGGATTATCTTCTCTACAATGTCTTCATAAGCTGACTTTTCTTGACCTATCATATACATTTTTAATGAACTTGAAGCCGGTGTTTGACAATTGTCCCCAGTTAAAG GTCTTGAAACTTTCAGCTTGCAAGTATCTGAGTGATTCATCTTTAGATCCACTCTACAGAGAGGGTGCTCTTCCGATGCTTGTTGAGCTTGATCTGTCCTACTCATCTATTGGGCAGAATGCAATAGAAGAGTTGCTTGCATGCTGTACAAATTTGGTTAATGTGAACTTGAACGGATGTACAAACTTGCATGAATTGGTGTGTGGTTCAGAATATTCCTGGTCCATTGATATGCCAGTTGATGTTTACCCCTCTGATTCTGCACCAGAGAAGATTAAAGATATCAATGGGAGGCCTGATTATCTGCTCGAAGTTCTCAACTGTACTGGTTGTCCAAATATTAAGAAAGTTGTTATTCCTTCAATGGCGAATTACCTGAATTTGTCCAAAATCAACCTTAATCTGTCTATAAATTTGAAGGAAGTTGATCTGAAGTGCTCCAACCTTTACAGTTTAAACCTGAG CAATTGTAGTGCACTAGAGATTCTGAAGCTTGATTGCCCAAGATTGGCAAACCTCCAACTTTTG GCATGCACTTTGTTGCAAGGGGAGGAACTAGAATCTGCACTATCCTTTTGTGGTGCTTTGGAGATCCTTAATGTACACTCTTGTTTGAAA ATAAGCGCGTGGGATTATGGCAGACTACAGGCTGTTTGTCCAACCCTCAAGCGCATCCAGAGTGGCCCCATTGCATAG